Part of the Ammoniphilus oxalaticus genome, GGGCGGCAATTTGACGAAAACCTTGCCCCTTTTTCAATAGAATGAACGGTTCATCTTGACAGTCGGCTAACTTAGCTTCTTTTAAAGTACCAAACCGATGTTGCGGCGGGACCGCCAGTAGAATATCTTCTTCAAGAACGGGAATAAAGTCTAACCCCTGTTCATGTAATGGCAGTGACAATAAGCTGAAATCGGTTTGTCCCCTCGCTGTTAATGACTCAAGTTGAGCTGTCGGTTCCTCGACTAACACCAACTCGATGCCTGGAAAATCATGTTGAAATTGTTGCAATGCCTGAGGCAACAACCGCGCTCCTGTAATCGGCAAGCTTCCAATCACCAATTGTCCTTTCTTGCTTTCGGCAACATCCATCATCTCTTGTTTGAGTTGTTCCACTTGGTCAATGATTCGAGACGCTTGATCAATAAACCTTTTCCCTGCGTATGTCAGTTGTAACGAGCCGGGGCGGCGCTCAAATAATGATACAGAAAGTTCTTTCTCGAGTTTTATAATTTGTTGACTTAAAGAAGGCTGCGCTAAGTGAAGTTTCTCGGCCGCTCGCGAGAAGTTCTTCTCCTCGGCTAACATTAACGCATACCTCAATTGTCTTAATTCCATGCTTCTCACCTATCACTATAGGTTAAACCTATATCTTTTATAGTTATTATATCCTAGACTTAATGAAAAGAAAATGTTAAAAATAAATTAATCATGTGTAACAACGTTAGGGGGAAACAAGCAATGAAGCCAAAGACGATGTTTGAAAAAATTTGGGACAACCATGTTATTCATCAAGAAGCAGGTAAACCGAGCTTGCTTTATATCGACCTTCACCTTGTGCACGAAGTTACTTCGCCGCAAGCATTCGAAGGACTGCGTTTATCTGGAAGAAAAGTGCGTCGTCCAGATTTAACGTTCGCGACAATGGATCACAACATACCGACGGAAGACAAATTTAATATTACCGATCCAATCGCTAAACAACAGATCGATACGCTCGTTGAAAACTGTAACGACTTCGGCGTGCCGCTCGCCGATTTAAACAGTCCTGATCAAGGGATTGTGCATATTATTGGACCTGAGCTCGGCTTAACTCTGCCAGGAAAAACGATTGTTTGCGGAGATAGCCATACGTCCACACACGGCGCTTTCGGAGCGCTTGCTTTTGGAATCGGCACGAGCGAAGTCGAGCATGTGCTCGCAACGCAATGCTTACAACAAACGAAACCGAAAACACTCGAAGTTCGCGTGAATGGTCAATTACCAACTGGCGCGTCTGGAAAAGACTTAATCTTAGGCATTATCGCTAAATTCGGAGCGGATTTTGCTACAGGATATGTCATCGAGTATACGGGAGAGGCCATTCGCCAGTTGTCGATGGAAGATCGCATGACCGTATGTAATATGTCCATCGAAGCGGGCGCGCGAGCAGGGCTGATCGCTCCCGATGAAACGACATTTCAATATTTAGAAGGCAGACGCTATGCTCCGAAAGGAGAAGCTTGGGCTGAAGCGGTCAAGGTATGGGAACAATTGGTAACCGATTCAGGAGCCGCGTATGATCACATCGTTGAAATTGAAGCATCCACAATCGCCCCGCAAGTCACTTGGGGAACAAGTCCGGGAATGGGAGCGGACATTACGCAATCCGTGCCGACTCCGACTGATTTTGAGAGCATCAATGACCAAAAAGCATGCGCTGCCGCGCTTGATTATATGGACTTAAAGCCGGGAACGCCCATCAGCGAAATTGCAATTGATCGCGTCTTTATCGGCTCTTGCACGAATGGTAGAATCGAAGACTTAAGGGCCGTCGCAAAAGTGGCCAAAGGCTATAAGGTAGCTTCGCGTGTCAATGCGATGATCGTGCCGGGTTCGCAAGCGGTCAAACGACAAGCGGAAGAAGAAGGCTTGGACCAAATCTTTGTAGAAGCGGGATTTGATTGGCGTGAACCTGGTTGCAGCATGTGCTTAGCGATGAACCCTGACGTCTTAGCTCCTGGCGAACGCTGCGCTTCAACTTCCAACCGTAACTTCGAAGGTCGTCAAGGCCGTGGCGGAAGAACGCATTTAGTTAGCCCCGCGATGGCTGCGGCAGCTGCAATCAAAGGACATTTCCACGATGTCCGCGACTGGGATTTTAAATAAATTTCATAATAGGAAGGTGATTCAATCAATGGAACCATTTAAAAAGCTTACGAGCGTAGTCGCGCCGCTTGACCGTGTCAACGTGGATACGGACGCAATCATTCCGAAGCAATTTCTAAAACGAATCGAACGCTCTGGATTTGGACAATTTTTATTTTATGAGTGGCGTTTTGACGAACAAGATCAAAAAAATGATGATTTTGAATTAAACAAGCCACGCTACGCAGGCTCAAATATTTTATTATCGCGCGCGAACTTTGGCTGCGGGTCTTCTCGGGAACACGCGCCATGGGCACTGCTAGATTATGGCTTTAAAGTCGTAATCGCCCCTTCTTTTGCCGATATCTTTTTTAACAACTGTTTTAAAAACGGGATTCTGCCGATTCGCTTAAGCGAAGAACAGGTCGAACAATTATTCCAAAACACAGGAGCGCAAGAAGGCTACGCCTTGACGGTTGACCTGGAAGCGCAAACTGTTTCCGACGCAAGTGGACTCACGATGAGCTTTGAGATCGATCCTTATCGCAAGGAATGTTTATTGAAAGGGCTCGACGATATCGCGATTACGCTCGAGTACGATCAACAAATTGGCGAATATGAAGCGAATTATCCGTCCTACTATGAGGTCAAATAATATTTAGCATTCAACA contains:
- the leuC gene encoding 3-isopropylmalate dehydratase large subunit, with product MKPKTMFEKIWDNHVIHQEAGKPSLLYIDLHLVHEVTSPQAFEGLRLSGRKVRRPDLTFATMDHNIPTEDKFNITDPIAKQQIDTLVENCNDFGVPLADLNSPDQGIVHIIGPELGLTLPGKTIVCGDSHTSTHGAFGALAFGIGTSEVEHVLATQCLQQTKPKTLEVRVNGQLPTGASGKDLILGIIAKFGADFATGYVIEYTGEAIRQLSMEDRMTVCNMSIEAGARAGLIAPDETTFQYLEGRRYAPKGEAWAEAVKVWEQLVTDSGAAYDHIVEIEASTIAPQVTWGTSPGMGADITQSVPTPTDFESINDQKACAAALDYMDLKPGTPISEIAIDRVFIGSCTNGRIEDLRAVAKVAKGYKVASRVNAMIVPGSQAVKRQAEEEGLDQIFVEAGFDWREPGCSMCLAMNPDVLAPGERCASTSNRNFEGRQGRGGRTHLVSPAMAAAAAIKGHFHDVRDWDFK
- the leuD gene encoding 3-isopropylmalate dehydratase small subunit; amino-acid sequence: MEPFKKLTSVVAPLDRVNVDTDAIIPKQFLKRIERSGFGQFLFYEWRFDEQDQKNDDFELNKPRYAGSNILLSRANFGCGSSREHAPWALLDYGFKVVIAPSFADIFFNNCFKNGILPIRLSEEQVEQLFQNTGAQEGYALTVDLEAQTVSDASGLTMSFEIDPYRKECLLKGLDDIAITLEYDQQIGEYEANYPSYYEVK
- a CDS encoding LysR family transcriptional regulator encodes the protein MELRQLRYALMLAEEKNFSRAAEKLHLAQPSLSQQIIKLEKELSVSLFERRPGSLQLTYAGKRFIDQASRIIDQVEQLKQEMMDVAESKKGQLVIGSLPITGARLLPQALQQFQHDFPGIELVLVEEPTAQLESLTARGQTDFSLLSLPLHEQGLDFIPVLEEDILLAVPPQHRFGTLKEAKLADCQDEPFILLKKGQGFRQIAAQLCQQVGFEPQAIFETTNIETLQSLVASGMGIGLIPKMVTRSEHATLRPIYLPISDIQARRTLVLAYKKGRYLSKAGEQFISLMKRLVKQGNY